A window from Argopecten irradians isolate NY chromosome 3, Ai_NY, whole genome shotgun sequence encodes these proteins:
- the LOC138317196 gene encoding uncharacterized protein has translation MEHKFVGASVISCGILLKVHETALLHDALIKEIKTAATSSGLTGTDLSTLDLWGIIEKASIGFISFGVAVCLIAVFGVHGIKSKNETLLIAYASVLGILVVTEMVFLIVVFKLRSKVDESLKTPLRDLINKQYAGFNGSDVVSVTFNYIMIQLSCCGVDGFGDFYRARKWSKSIRIDENTSIPLFTPVACCKAEERKSNNYACASNPTNRNSNYRQGCYDSFWEEVYKHNPLIVSCATGVVIFELLLIFFACWVAHKIIVIRKKKLSRQLQYSADITEDFPGDSNRGSSVSLVSSGRTSTTGTGISIRRESDGSLHIIPDATKRSSDNITSSIDPPPYTSTHTHPQLTPACIGYPILQPFLAASAITPYNTFGTFGVQNNGFNRCASCMSFGHPYCICQRRRSGSCCNPEQNGLSHMGDPRRHSCGCASEHNISIGHEQSGIPEKFSSDHLPPPYTSSHSVTSVESNPDPTLYTRSQSITSVVSNLEPTPYTRNHSVTSVASNPEPTPYTRNHSVTSVTSNPEPTPYTRNHSVTSVTSNPEPTPYTRNHSVTSVTSNPEPTPYTRNHSVTSVTSNPEPTPYTRSHSITSVTSKVDPSSIVKTDAVTTRNQFRSKSCIVRRNSSDLQTQVNALPEYSNGCRRNSADINETPAIEQSKKTNQKLPTDRTGDHDKSTEALPSPQTCASEREEDELTSLPSGMQRKRSLFNRRSISGPCTRIKDVQPKRVFMRNQSFEEEYYS, from the exons ATGGAGCACAAG TTTGTTGGCGCCTCTGTGATATCATGCGGTATCCTGCTTAAGGTTCATGAAACAGCTTTACTTCATGACGCACTCATTAAGGAAATCAAGACAGCAGCTACCTCTTCCGGTTTAACAGGAACTGACCTTTCGACTCTTGACCTTTGGGGTATTATAGAAAAGGCTTCAATTGGCTTCATCTCTTTTGGTGTGGCTGTCTGTCTTATTGCTGTTTTTGGAGTTCATGgcatcaaaagtaaaaatgaaaCTTTGCTCATTGCG TACGCGTCGGTACTTGGGATTCTGGTGGTAACGGAAATGGTGTTTCTTATTGTCGTCTTTAAACTCAGGAGTAAG GTTGACGAGAGCTTGAAAACACCCCTGCGAGATCTGATCAACAAACAGTACGCAGGCTTCAACGGAAGTGACGTCGTATCCGTCACCTTCAACTACATAATGATACAG TTGTCCTGCTGTGGCGTTGACGGGTTCGGTGATTTTTACAGAGCCAGAAAATGGTCAAAATCGATCCGCATCGACGAAAACACGTCGATACCCTTATTTACACCAGTTGCTTGCTGCAAGGCGGAAGAAAGGAAGAGCAATAACTACGCATGCGCATCTAATCCAACGAATCGTAATTCCAATTATCGCCAG GGGTGCTACGATTCGTTCTGGGAGGAGGTATACAAACACAATCCACTCATCGTCTCGTGTGCTACAGGCGTAGTGATATTCGAG CTTCTACTCATATTCTTTGCATGTTGGGTTGCACACAAAATCATAGTCATTCGGAAAAAGAAATTGAGCCGGCAGCTCCAGTATTCCGCGGATATCACAGAAGATTTTCCTGGAGACAGTAACAGAGGCAGCTCCGTATCCTTAGTCTCCTCAGGGCGCACATCCACAACCGGAACTGGTATATCAATTAGACGGGAATCAGACGGAAGTCTACATATCATTCCAGACGCGACAAAAAGAAGCTCTGACAACATTACTTCTTCCATTGATCCTCCGCCATACACATCAACACACACGCACCCTCAGCTGACACCTGCCTGTATAGGCTATCCCATACTGCAGCCTTTTCTTGCCGCTAGTGCAATTACGCCATATAATACATTTGGAACATTTGGTGTTCAGAACAACGGGTTCAACAGATGTGCTTCTTGCATGTCGTTTGGTCATCCATATTGCATCTGTCAACGACGTAGAAGTGGGAGCTGTTGCAATCCTGAACAAAATGGCCTGTCTCACATGGGCGACCCCCGACGTCATTCATGTGGGTGCGCAAGTGAACATAATATATCAATTGGTCATGAACAAAGCGGTATACCCGAGAAGTTCTCCAGCGACCATCTGCCCCCTCCATATACAAGTAGTCACTCCGTTACTTCTGTAGAATCTAATCCTGACCCCACCCTATATACAAGGAGTCAATCAATTACCTCTGTAGTTTCTAATCTTGAGCCCACCCCATATACAAGGAATCATTCTGTTACTTCTGTAGCATCTAATCCTGAGCCTACCCCATATACAAGGAATCATTCTGTTACTTCTGTAACATCTAATCCTGAGCCCACCCCATATACAAGGAATCATTCTGTTACTTCTGTAACATCTAATCCTGAGCCCACCCCATATACAAGGAATCATTCTGTTACTTCTGTAACATCTAATCCTGAGCCCACCCCATATACAAGGAATCATTCTGTTACTTCTGTAACATCTAATCCTGAGCCTACACCATACACAAGGAGTCACTCCATTACCTCAGTTACATCTAAAGTTGATCCAAGCTCTATTGTGAAGACAGATGCCGTGACAACCAGAAACCAATTCAGAAGTAAATCATGCATTGTTCGACGAAACAGCAGCGATCTGCAAACGCAAGTGAATGCATTGCCCGAATATTct aatggaTGTAGACGAAATAGCGCCGATATAAATGAGACTCCCGCCATAGAGCAATCCAAGAAAACGAACCAGAAATTACCCACCGACAGGACTGGAGACCATGATAAATCCACGGAGGCGCTTCCGTCACCGCAGACATGCGCATCGGAGAGGGAAGAGGATGAACTAACGAGTTTGCCCAGTGGAATGCAGAGGAAGCGATCCTTATTCAACCGTCGATCCATCTCGGGTCCTTGTACCAGGATTAAGGACGTACAACCCAAACGCGTGTTCATGCGCAATCAGAGCTTTGAGGAAGAATATTACtcttaa